In Cyclopterus lumpus isolate fCycLum1 chromosome 2, fCycLum1.pri, whole genome shotgun sequence, the genomic stretch AAGCAGGCTAATGCGGTATTGCATGCATAATATACCATTCTAATTTATAAAAaggaattaaaagaaaaaaatacatgacaTTTGGAGTTGATTGTGTTTAAGGCAAAGCTACAAGTgacttaaaacatttctttttccaaatAAAAGAGTCGTTCTAAAGTTGTCTACGgtattaatgttgttttggtGATGTTTTTGTAACATTCTCATGTAAAGAGGGACAGAGGTTTTAGGGGGCACCAGGATGAAGCTCCTTTCAAACGACGCACCTGTGTGAAGCCcgacatctagtggtgaaaAGCAGGTACTTCTACCTGCTGCCCTCCTCCCAGGTCCACATTAGTTTACATTTAGGACAATTCGCACCATTAAAAGTATGCCGAATTAACTATAAACTGTTTATTATTACAATGCACTCTTATTTGTACACAAAACTATcgctgaattaaaaaaatactgaagaaaacttaaaaatatGATGTTCCGGATTTACAacaagcctcttttttttcaacatctTGTTCATTGACGTCAGACTTTGCTAAAAAACTCCCTCATCCGGGACATCGAGGTGAAGGGTGAGTCATAAATGACGCGACTCTGCTGCGGCAATGACGTAAAGACTACCGGCACGCCTCCCGTGCGTCATCCCGCCGTGCATGGCGCTCCTCTGCCCACCTCGACGAACGGACCCGACGACGCATGCGCGACGGCTTGACAACAGAAGTCAAATTAACATGattagagaggagagagagattatcTGTCCTCTAATTGTCAACAGCACCTGTggagatatatttatatttacttatGTCTGACCAAATCCCACATGcaacacattttggaaaatattttgatgattttttgtatttttacattattatggcaattcatacaaacacatattaaCTAAGAAGAGATCCCTATCAGCCCTCGGAGGAATTCTGGGAAATAAAGTCAGAACAACATTGTAACGTCAGGAACaaactattttaatataattacaaAAGTATGACACAAAGTTGATTCACAATCCACAAGGAATATTACAGAATAAATACTGTGCTGTATTCTTAAGAAAGACCCGACTGCCGTCCACTATTCTTGTGTAAAAAAAGTGAAGCTTATGTAAAAGGTTGAGATAGACCGGAGTATAAACGAGGCCCAGAAAGGAGTGGGTGTTTGTGAAATGAAAAGTGGATGCTGAGCCTGCTGTGGAGTTCATCTCTGTACAAAATAGACCAATACGTCCCTCACCGAGACCGCATGGTTTCTGCTACCATTTTATTTCATACCAAAAAAACAACCCCTAAATGATACCAGAAGATCCTCCTGTAGCCAACCAGACATCGTGCTCACATGTGGAGCAGGTGGCCCCTCCATCAAGTCCACAGCATGTTCACCTGGAGAAGAGTAAGTGAGATGGATCAAAATCAACACAACggatttatttcatattattttgaACTCTTAGGAATTGACCACTATGACCGAAAAGACGGGTCTGTAGTGTAGCAGAAAGGGAGAATTAAAAGCACACCTTTCTCTCCCTGACATCAAAAGAGGGTGGAGCCAAAGAGGGTTTATATGAGCACACCTGCGAGGTCGGAAAACCCCAATCAAGTAACAAAAACCAGCATGGAGATCAGAGAGAGGTTTTCTGTAGACCTTAGAAAAAGCTTGAAATAGTTGAAGCAACTAAGGAACGGAACCGGCTGAGTTGGACCACGTCATGGATACGCTGAGGGAGGAGCACGGCTCCCGGTAGCAGGCTGTTCAAGACCGGACCCTGCTTGGATGCCACACAGGATCTCCTTCCCTGCATTGGATCCTCAAGATAAGTCCCTGCAAAGCCTACTACTCTCCAGGCCTAGCCTCTCTGTTCCCCTaacaaacaaccacacacacacacacacacacacacacacacacacacacactgaactggACATTACTGCCTATCCAGTCAAACATTTTGGATTTAAAGGACTTACCAACCCCTCCTTTcccaacacactcacacctccCCTCTGACCCAAGACAATTGGCTTTTCTCTGGAGTCATTTAGATTAATTACTTTgattaatgacattttattacGATATACGgactctttatttttgtttctgacGGTCATGGACATTTTGGGTACTAAGATTGTATCGAGTATTAACCCAAGCGCTTTGGATTCGACCATTCATCTGCAAGAGTAAAAAGTGGATGAATATTTATTGGTTTGGTGTATTTTGTGTATCTTTTGTAGCGGTTAGCGAGCTATCCGGGCTAATCCTCCAATTGTTTTAGGTAGAAGGGCTATTGTTCACCTGTCTGGCGCCCAACGCCTACCTTTTAACGGGTTGAAGAGAATCCTACGCTACAGTAGACAAACATTGCGCGTCTGGGTCATGCACCTCTGTCCTGCTCAGTCGTCCTTCTTGTTGTCTATGAGCTCCTGGGTCTGCTGGGCaagcctcttcttctcctcctcctgcttcttcagCTGCTTGTCCACTTTATTACTCTGGTAGATCTTCACTCCGGCAAACGCCAAACACAACAGCAGCGTCTTCAGGGCAAGGATgtacaggaggagggggacgtTGTCCAGAGCCTGAGAATAGGACGATTCATGTTAGAGGACGGCGTTTGCACACGAGGCACATTTCTGTTGAGAAAAGTTAACTTTTTAATGAGGCAACTCAataagaaatgacaaaaaaggaGGCGAAAGAAATCTGTGGACCATTTAGGGATCCTGGAGATGTTTCTACCCCCTCGCTCCCCTCTAATACACCAAAGGCACTCAGCTGTCAAACTgggaggtcaaagttcatttaGTTCCATCGAGGGGAGGTGT encodes the following:
- the LOC117741224 gene encoding small integral membrane protein 11A-like isoform X2, translated to MALDNVPLLLYILALKTLLLCLAFAGVKIYQSNKVDKQLKKQEEEKKRLAQQTQELIDNKKDD
- the LOC117741224 gene encoding small integral membrane protein 11A-like isoform X1 codes for the protein MINYKALDNVPLLLYILALKTLLLCLAFAGVKIYQSNKVDKQLKKQEEEKKRLAQQTQELIDNKKDD